In Asterias rubens chromosome 2, eAstRub1.3, whole genome shotgun sequence, the sequence agcACATGACCGGGtattgaacccacactttgcgGCTAACAACACCAGATCTTGGGTCTGGTCAACTACGTAGTAAGACACGCCACTTGTGACTGGCTCCCTGCTATTTTTTCTTAACTAATGAAATCTTCaagcaatgttttctttcaCCCGCACAGCttttaaaaaaagcaaaccttagtACTGTGCACATGGCCACAAcgtttacacatttttttcgtaaacatttgtttttgtctctAGGTTGATCGTTGCCCGCTAAAATCCTTCAAGATGTCTTAGATAATCAACTTCTTTATTACTGGTTGTTCTCCAAACCCACAACAATTGAAGAGACGGGGCGTTTTCTCATGCTGGTCCTCTACTTTGGAATAATCTGCCTCTTAATATCGGTAACATGTCATCTATTCATAAAGTTCAAAGAGGCTTTTTAAACCCACTTTTCACTGCTGCTTTTGactagatatacatgtacatgtttccctccttgcgccatgagcatcacttgtgATGGATACTGGCGCATCTTAAGTgttcttctattattattattaccttatAAAGTTGCTTTTCCACTTCCTTGAGGCGAGTCCTAAGGATTCGAGTATCGTTCTTGAAGCCTTCAATCTCCAGATTGCGTCTCTTCTCCAGTGCCTCATACCGTTGGTTCATCAGGTGAAGTCGCTTGGCAAGCTTGGCAACCTTGTCCTGTTAATGATAATGTacaacatcggtgtatgggtaaaaaccaacaaatatTCTCATCCAAGCTGGCCCCGGTTCTAGCTACAGGGCAAtctcttggtggtctagttagtaagacatctgctccagaaaagcaaaagttttgggttcaaatcccactcttgcAAAATGTCTGTGATTTTTGTCACAGAACCCAGTTAGGGTAATACCAATTGATATTCTTTGACtgtgatgcaaatttaacatctattagcaTCACTGTTGACAATAACAATTCTGCCACTGGTGTGCTTAcagtctttgaatcaagatgaCGACATAATAATTACAGCATGACACATCAATCTGATTCCATTAAGTGTTTAATATTCAAAGCATGGGTAGCGGCCGCCTTGACTGCTTGACTAAAAGTTAACAGCCGAACTTTCTAAGTGATGTTACCCACCTTGTAAGCGTCTTTACTGACGTCATCTCTCTCCCTGATGCGGGCCAGTTCATCCTCAAGTCCGATTACCTGCTCACGATACATGTCCGCTAGCTTCTGAGCCTGCTGTACCTGGTTCTCTAATGACTGATGAgaaataacaaaagtaaaactcatTTAATTAAAACGatcttggccatgacatgaatccctactcaatgTGATTGAAGATGTGATCTTATTTACCTGTAGAGTTTCAACTTCATTAGATgtcatttttttaagaaaaaaagtgaaaatcacagagcaatgttttcagggaagTCTACCGActgagatgaacattattttcgtaACATTcttttaatcatttctcaaaaactacagcaccttagcaagtattattgtaagggaagctttctaccttcattatcttcaaactgtgtaagtttaatgtacatgttcatctgtggacattgtgtttttgtcgtacaaaaagtacccaaaccctttaaagcgcTCTTGGCTGTAAACTGTACCTCTATTTCCATGTTCTGCGTCTGGTGCTGCTCCACGACATGATCCGAGATGACCAGGACATCGTCTTTCGAGACGTTCAGCTGCTCCTTACAGTGGTCAAGTTCTTGGAGTAGATGGTCCTTCTCGGCCATCCATCCTCTCTCGTGAGACCGCCCTTCATACTTTAGCTCCAAGTAGTCTTTGGTGCTGTCGTATAACATCAGTTGTGTGCGGTGTAATCTAGGCAGGCAATCGTATACTTtcttttataataatagtaaaagtAATTATAGTGGTTTCTTATATAGGGCTCATATCCTTCACTCAGTGACATTCCTGCACTGTACCATACAGTGTGGGACTACATCTGAATTATGAGACCAAATtgtttatagcaccatgtaatggtttacagtggcgcaatatgctgacaatcaaaccaagaacaccggggtgaaccccttctcttttcgataagtgcacttggttcttttacgtgtgttacacaccacatgggaccaacggctttacatcccttCCGAAGGACGAGGCATGATATTAAGTGTCTGCTTAAGGACAGAGGtttcacgactgggactcgaacccacactctgctgagcagaaacaccagagtttgaatctggtgctcttaaatGCTACGGTTGGAACTGACTTTTATTTAACCACTGAATCATGCTGAAATTTCACATCTATTTTGAGTCAAGATCTTTGAGTTTTTTGGACTGACTTTTCCTTACTGAAATTTCACATCTATTTTGTGTCAAGATTTCCGAGTTGTTGGGATTGACTTTTATTTAAGGACTGAATCTTGCTGAAATTTCACATCTATTTTGAGTCAAGATCTTCGAGTTGTTGGGACTAACTTTTCATTGAGGGACTGTATCTTGCTGCGATCCCTCTCGATGATCGTCTGCATCTCTTCGATGCGAACTCTCCGATCCTCCATCAATGATTCCGTCTGCTCTCTAGCTGCCTCCGTTTGCTCCTTCATCTGGGACTGTAAGGCTTCTATCTGTAGCATCAGGATCTCTGCATCTGCCTGATGATCGGCGTTGTTTGTGGCGTCCGAGGGGACAGCTTTTGGTTTGGCACTGTACGGACGCTGTTTAGCtatatgaaaataataataataataatccgcTTTTATGAAGTGCTTTATCCACCCAAAGGGCAGGTCAAAGCGTTTCCAACAAAAGTACCCCTGCAGCGGATTTCACAAACCCTACAATTAATCCTGTATGTGCGCCTAGAAATTTTCTGCTAACTTGATCAATCATGGTGAAATACATTTATGCTTATCTTTGTGCTTATTTTGTCTGCTACGgtaaagcacaacaatttgcttaccgatgagcagctttatgaaattgggcccagaatatTTTAATGAGGGCAAGCACAACAACCTGCCCCTGAAATATTTACCTGTGGTCGACTTAGCAGCTAACCTATCCTGGGCCTCTCTCCTCGCCCTGTTGCCCTGAGGCCTGAGGGGCACTTCAGCTTTTAAACCCAATTTTTCATtttctgatgaaaaaaaaaaaaattaaaacccaTATCTCCTGGTTTCTCTTGGAAGGAATGAGATGAAGTTAGTTTAAAATAAAGATACTAACTTCACAGTGCACTGTTGCAAGAGTTACTGTGTGAATGAATTGCGGCACCATTTCTTAAAAAATTATGTATCAGTAtttaaatacattgtacatgctaaaataagtGTTGTCTCCTGAGACAAAAAATATTATCGTaacattgctttactcatttctcaaaaacgacactacctcagcaagtaacattttgaTAAATTATTTCTACTACaactatcttcaaaccgtgtaagtttaataaagtctgtggacattctgtcttgtattacaaaaagtatTGAAACCCTTTTAATaattttacatcaagatcagCGAGCCACTTGGCAGCTGCCTTGATGATTTCTTTGGGCCACTCAGACCAAGTACAGAGAAGAATGACAAGTTGTGGTAAGGTTTTTTGACCTGTGTTTGGGTATCTCTTCTGTGGGTGTTTCTGTTTGACAATGGCTCTTGCAGGAGGCTCTTTATGGAAGTAGGTTACTTCAGGACCTGCTGGGCCTGAAAGTGACAGCAGATGCTGGATTCTGAGAGAGGgggaaaatacaaaattataataatcaCTTCATGGTTTACGATGCAACTGCACTAATGTATAATTTATTGTAAGTAATGAATAGTAGGGTGGAGCACGCAagtgcacaagcaaaaattccatgCTTGCTCATGAACTATGCTTGACACAAGTGCAGAATATCTGCTTCCATAGGCGCtaatttttttgcttacggAAAGCAAAGCCATAAAATTGGACCCCGGAGGGTTACCACAATAATCTtaacctaccccccccccccccatgtacTCACCTCTTTCTGTCCTCAAGTTCCTGTATCTTGAGTCGGTCGTTCTCAGCAAAGAGTCTTAGGACGTGGTCCCTCTCTTGGAAGAGGTACACTTGCATATCACTCAGGGCCTTCTGTAACTCTGCAATCTCTTCTTCACGCTGTCTTAGTTCCCACTCCAACTTGTGCTGTGgtggaagaaacaaaaacattgaacaataGGGGTCTCCATTTCCAcctttttgggagtcaattgcTCTGTGTTCATTTTGACTTTGAAAATGATGGACAActggcctcaaaataacccacagcacccagaGCAATTGCCAAGGTGTCCTACTGCCCTGTGCTTTCTGTGGTGTCCTCTGCAAAGTTCCTGGTCTAGATCTTGATATGATGATTATCGGCTCACTCAATGATTGGTAAATTCcatacatgctaaaactgagaaaaaaaattgttttgacattatttcactcattttatttctcaaaaactacagcacctcactcagcaagtaatattttatgggaagctttctacgatcattatcttcaaactgtgtaagtttaatgtaaatcagtggacattgtgttgtgttacgaaaagtacccaaacacaTTTTTCAAGCAATACACAcgtctcatacttcaaactaTAGCTCTCCACATACCTTGCTGGATTAAGCGCTTTATAACAAACTAGTATAATTGTTATTACCTGCTGTTCATAGGTCATCTTGTACTGTTCAAGTCTACTCAGCATGTCCTCATGCTCCCCATCAAACTCAGCTATCTTCTTCCGATAATACTCCAAAAGTTCTCTGGATGGACGCAGCTGTCCAAGCCGCTTATTCACCGATGGTATATCCATGGCGACATCATCATCTTCGTCATTGATTTTGTCGTCTTGGACTTTGAAGGAAACGTGTCCGGATCGCTCCGCCGTCATGGTTCTCGGGTGATGgttgcttttttgtttgttgaaaaaTTTAACTCAGTTCACCAGCTGTTAGGGCCTATAAAAACAGAATTTGAGTTTGTCAAGAGTTTAAAGCATACAGTATTTTCATTTACTTTACGATTTGGGGTTGACCAGAGAACtggctggcgctctaccaactgagctttctagccctattatgttggcgatctcccttttttgtcaatatctttgtttgagtTGCCAGTTAACTGAGTTAACTGCCTTGTACGTTGGTCGTAGCCAGGGATGACACCCAATTTACGATACAAAGCGACAGCTAAGGACAGCTGTTAGGTGTTACAATGTACTTTATCTGATTCTCGGTATGGTGGACTGTTGTGTGTTCCTTTTGAATTTGATGACCACTTTACAATAATTGTAAACAGTAAATGTATGTTGGGTCTACAACAGTCAGACATTGGTTTTTAAGTACTAAGTAAGAGCTCGTTCCTAATTCTTTGCTCTATTTATCATATATGATAAATCAATAGGCCTAATaaaccttaaagtcacctggaaatataatttgttttctttcaaacataagagtatatgcttacgaacaataaaacaatttttttaggaattgtttgtcacgatttatatgtttacaaaatatataaagttgtttggggggctgactccgcctaccccttttgtttgcctgcaatgcgtatagtaaacacacgtgtaaagtacatgtacgtccaagtcgtgagttggtacatttcaaaaagtgtttttctgcattcagcagcaatgcacctgtttttttttttaaacatacaaactcagaacttggtccgtacatgtactttgcaattgtgtttactctacgcattacaggcaaagtctgcctcgttTGCGacacgaacagtgccctctcgggTCTATAGGCT encodes:
- the LOC117306754 gene encoding coiled-coil domain-containing protein 77-like gives rise to the protein MTAERSGHVSFKVQDDKINDEDDDVAMDIPSVNKRLGQLRPSRELLEYYRKKIAEFDGEHEDMLSRLEQYKMTYEQQHKLEWELRQREEEIAELQKALSDMQVYLFQERDHVLRLFAENDRLKIQELEDRKRIQHLLSLSGPAGPEVTYFHKEPPARAIVKQKHPQKRYPNTENEKLGLKAEVPLRPQGNRARREAQDRLAAKSTTAKQRPYSAKPKAVPSDATNNADHQADAEILMLQIEALQSQMKEQTEAAREQTESLMEDRRVRIEEMQTIIERDRSKIQSLNEKLHRTQLMLYDSTKDYLELKYEGRSHERGWMAEKDHLLQELDHCKEQLNVSKDDVLVISDHVVEQHQTQNMEIESLENQVQQAQKLADMYREQVIGLEDELARIRERDDVSKDAYKDKVAKLAKRLHLMNQRYEALEKRRNLEIEGFKNDTRILRTRLKEVEKQLYKVTVGVGEDGDMFMLHDVHQTTKRSKKMQSELHQLKALIYGMETDLRHL